The segment ttttttaaataaataaaataaattgcctctccgcatgcgcatagcatagatccaacgaatcgatgactaaattaatcgccaactatttttataatcgattttaatcgattagttgttgcagccctagtgtggtgccagtatgcttttccccccccaataaaatactggaaaggatagaaatgtagtttgtctcttttatccgattattaatcgattaatcgaagtaataatctacagattaatcgattatcaaattagttgtagcCCTAGGTATAcccaattaaatattcaaacacagagtGACCTTGtttgacgaggtggcgacttgtccagggtgtaccccgcctaccgcccgaaaggcagctgagataggcttcagcaacaCCCCCTTCCGTGACccatgtaagggacaagcggtagaaaatggatggatggatatcggcCTGCTACGGactgtgttttttaatgttggtcattacgatggtacaaagtttgagaaccactgacttaggacATCAGGCACCAGGACAGAAACATGGCTTCTAAAAGTCTTGCCATACTTAAAAATCAACGTCAAATCTCAGTCTGGGTGTggagcaactttaaaaaaaaaaaaaatcataattcatGCCCTGGCGGATTTAGTCAAATCCATTTCACACATCtaaatgtaataaaaacaaaGAATGGCAGGCTTAAGTGTGAACAATCGTCTTTATCTAAGCAAGAATAACATTCAGAATCCACTCCCACAGAAGAAACCTATTACAGTCTTTCTGATGTGGGGTCCGGTTTAGAGACCACACACAGAGAAtgagccgtgtgtgtgtgtgtgtgtgtgtgtggtctctaAAATCCGCCCATTGGTACCGATGAGTTCATGATGAAACGTAACACAAAAACTTCAGAAGCCAATTGAGACTCAAACTGGTTAAGACAGCTCAAAACGCTTGACGGGATGTAACAGTTTCAGACCCTCAAGTCGGGTGACACGAGAAACCCACCAGGAATTTAGTCGCTCGCTTTGTAGTGTAACAGTcgcttttttaaacacttttttttttttaaacctttttgtgCAAACCAACACAAACAGTAACTTCATTCACCTTCGGAGTGAACATTCAATGGaggaggaaatatgtttaaagagATTTCTAGAAGAGTTGTGGCACCGGCCACTGCATTAACCTAACTTATTAGCAGTTCAGTCTTTCATTACTGGGTAGAGTAACTTATAACGTGCAATGGCAGAGCCAGGTAAGACCGAAGAATGCATTCACAGTCAGGAGACTTTCTAAGGCCCGTCAGTCTTATTTTTCTGTCATGCTATGTAGGCCACTGGGAGAGTGGACACACCAAGTACATTCAACATGGAAGCTAACATAAAGGATGTGACGAGTGAATAATAAAAGATAACTTCAAGTCCGGTGTTCGTGACAGTCCATGGAGCAGAGACCCCCGAAATTACATACAAGAAACAGTTCTGAGGGTTgcgtaagaaagaaaaaaaaaatgcagattgTTCCATTCCGTATTGAATATAGAGTGAGAGTTGTGTCTGTGAGCCTGTGGACTAGTTGTcacaaatagaaaaaaatatatgtccaAAATAGTATAAAAATGAAAGCTATTCGACCTCATTTTCTCTTTATGGTTATTGTAATTCTGTACCTTGTTCCACTTCACACTGTCGTTTCCCCGTGGTTACCGTTGCTAAGGCGCTTGTAGAACCTCCTCCACGACTGCAGGGTCTTGCCGGACCAGACCCAGAAGCCAGAGGTGATCCCGACGATCATGGTCATCAGGTATTTGATCATGAAGACGGTGAAGTCGGGGGTCATGGGGGCGTAGTTGTGGAGCGGGCAGGGCACGGCGAAGCGTTTGCACGTCTGCATGTGCCAGGTCCTCTCCCAGTGCTCCCGGAAGGCCTGCTCGTAGAAGTAGCAGGCGATGACGATGGTGGCCGGCACCGTGTACAGCACGCTGAACACGCCGATGCGGACCATCAGCTTCTCCAGCTTCTCCGTCTTGGTGCCGTCGTGCTTCATGATGGTGCGGATCCGGAAGAGGGACACGAAGCCGGCCAGGAGGAAGGACGTTCCGATAAACAGGTAGACAAAAAGCGGGGCCAGGACGAAGCCCCTCAGGGCGTCCACGTTGAAGATCCCCACGAAACATACTCCGGTCAGAACGTCGCCGTCCACTTGGCCCATGGCCAGGATGGTGATGGTCTTGATGGCGGGGACGGCCCACGCGGCCAAGTGGAAATACTGCGAGTTGGCTTCGATTGCTTCATGGCCCCATTTCATGCCTGCTGACAGGAACCATGTGAGGGACAGAATCACCCACCAGATGGAGCTGGCCATTCCAAAAAAGTACAAGACCATGAAGAGAATGGTGCACCCCTCCTTTTTTGTCCCCTGGGCCACAGTCCTGTAGCCGTCATCCTTGAATTTATCCACACAAACAACTTTGTCCTCCAGGAAGAAGCCGGCGGCGTACGCCACAGCCACCATGAAATAGCAGCCCGATAAAAAGATTATCGGCCGCTCGGGGTATCGAAAGCGCCTCATATCCACCAGGTAGGTGAGCACGGTGAACAGAGTGCTCACACAGCACAGGATGGACCAGATGCCGACCCAGAGACGGCCAAATTTCACCTCGTCCTCCCGGAAATACATGATCCCGGTGGGCTTGGCGGGTTCACAAGGAGCCCCGCAGTCTTTGACCCCCATGAATTTATATCCCAGGTAGGACGGAACCTCCAGCTGCAGCGGGCAGGAGAACTCGTGCTGCTGGCCGTGCTGGGGAGGCTTGGGTCGGCCCATGCTGGGGTGAAGGGTCACCAGCTCGGGTGCGTACGGGGACGACGACGAGCCCGGGCTGCTGGGCTCCGACGTGTTCTGACCCACGCAGATCTCCCCAGCTCCGTGGACGGGGAACGCCTCGCAGCGGAGCCTCTCCGGCCACTGGAAACCGAATTTGTTCATCAGGGCTTCGCATCCCTGCCGCGCTCGCTCGCACAGGGACCGACACGGCGGGATGGCTTGCTCCAGAACCGTGCACACCGGAGCGTACATGGAGCAGAGGAAGAATTTGAGATCGGCCGAGCACTGGACCTTCACCAAGGGGTAGAACTGGTGCACCTCCAGCCCGGCGTCTTCTTGGTTGGTGTGGCCCAGGAGGTTCGGCATGATGGTCTGGTTGTAGGCGATGTCGGTGCAGAGCGGGATGGAGATGGGCTGGCAAAAGCCGTGCTCCGGGATCGATATCCCACTCTCGCTGTTGTAGTGTTGGGCAGACGCCGGGGCGAAGGACACCCCGCACAGCAGCCACATGATCCGCACAAGCACAGAGCGAGTGGTGGACCTGGCCGCCATAgttgagaaggaggaggaggagggggagggAAAGGAAAAACTTTGATCCAAGTAGGGCGACTCAATAAGGGTCCAAATCTACATTTAATGTCCCAAGGCGGCAATGGTAGTCTCCGTCCGGCTGACCCACGGTCGAAATGCTGTGGCTTTTTTCCTCAAAGAGTCACATCCAAATAAATCCTCCGTCGTGTCATGACTTCTTGATGGTCTTTGTAAGTGACTCCACGCAGCCCACTCTCACTTctcccgtggaaaaaaaaaacaaaaaaaaaaacacggtcttccagaaagaaagaaaaaaatgtggtgGGGGGGACGGGACGACGACGCGCACCGGCGAGCTCGAACTGAGTGAAACGCTTAGTCCTGGGTGGGGGaaggcaaataaaaaaatgtcttaaATGGCCATCTTTTTGTGGCTTGACTCCTCCGAAGTGTCGCGCTCTCCGGCGGTTGGAAGTCCGCAGGCTCGCGCTCGTCACTCCGCGACGGTTTCAAGGTTGCCCCGCCATTCACAAGacctcccccccctccccctccccctttCAGCGAGCCGCGGAGCGCCTTGAAACCGCCGAGGCGTCTCAGCCAATCGCGGCGCTTGTTTTCCTTACAGAGCTCGTCGCTGATTGGCCGGCGACTCCCCACGGCCGGGAGGAAAATATGCCACGGTAATTCAATTACTCTAGAGATATTACCGAAATAATCATCATTTCTGCTAATTTCTCAAGAAAGTGAGTGACGGAGTGGAATAaattgagcttttttttttccgCAGTTTGTTTTAATACGTAAGTAGCCTTTTTACCCTCATAGTGACACTCTTTTAACAATGACTTTTTTTCCAGGCCTGAGGCTTGCATTGTGCTTAAGTGGTTTAAATGTATAAAGTTCTAAGCATGCGTCCATTACCCCTAAGAGGTTTATATTTCACACAACACCTCCAGCAACAAGCAATGTGGGAACAAACACCAACAGTGAGTTGAATTTACAACACAAtcagttcacacacacacacacacacacacacacactctcttgtatttcttaccttcttgagacctccaaaaaatgcctccctctatttaggaccaccctttctagatatataaagatgtgtatttacaacattaataatatataccgtatttttgaaagtataagtcgcaccggccgaaaatgcataataaagaaggggaaaaaaacatatataagtcgcactggagtataagtcgcatttttgggggaaatttatttgataaaagtagagatgttcgataatatcggccgataaatgcgttaaaatgtaatatcggaaattatcggtatcgtttttgtttttttatcggcatcgggtttttttgttgtttttttatttatttttttatttattaaatcaacattatttatttattaaatcaacataaaaaacacaagatacacttacaattagtgcaccaactcaaaaaaccttcctccctcattcacactcattcacacaaaagggttgtttctttctgttattaattattatgttattaattttactaattttcattaattactagtttcaatgtaactgtttttatattgttttactttcttttttattcaagaaaatatttttaatttatttatcttattgtatttttttttttttttttaaagtaccttatcttcaccatacccggttgtccaaattaggcataataatgtgttaattccacgactgtatatatcggttgatatcggtatcggttgatatgggatatcggcaaaaagccattatcaggcatccctagataaaagccaacaccaagaatagacatttgaaaggcaatttaaaataaataaagaatagtgaacaacaggctgaataagtgtacgttatatgaggcataaataaccaactgagaacgtgcctagtatgttaacgtaacatattacaacaatattgggggtgtgcattaaaggcactgcctttgcatgccggcccaatcacataatatctacggcttttcgcacacacaagtgaatgcaagcatacttggtcaacagccatacaggtcacactgagggtggccgtataaacaactttaacactgttacaaatatgcgccacactgtgaacccacaccaaacaagaatgacaaacccattgcgggagaacatccgcaccgtaacacaacataaacacaacagaacaaataccgtatttttcggagtataagtcgctccggagtataagccgcacttgccaaaaatgcatagtaaagaaggaaaaaaaacatatataagacgcactggagtataagtcgcatttttggggggatatttatttgataaaacccaacaccaagaatagacatttaaaaggcaattgaaaataaataaagaatagtcaacaacaggctgaataagtatacgttatatgaggcataaataaccaactgagaacgtgcctggtatgttaacgtaacatattatggtaagagtcattcaaataactataacatatagaacatgctatacgtttaccaaacaatctgtcactcctaatcgctaaatcccatgaaatcttatacgtctagtctcttacctgaatgagataaataatattatttgatattttacgctaatgtgttaataatttcacacataagtcgctcttgagtataagtcgcacccccggccaaactatgaaaaaaactgcgacttatagtccgaaaaatacggtacatactatgaaaacatgaaaaagcttgttgttaaaaattttgttggaatttcacaagaaaaacttaaaattttggcagtgttatgataaaagtcggaattttactcaacgcaagtaaaaattttacaagaaaaactggacatgtgtgcaatattgtgataaaagttgcaactttttttttaaagaaatgataTGTATCATCACTAATTAAACTAATATTGACGGCATATGTGATGACGtcatattgacaatctgtgataaaagttggaattttactcaataacagtcgcaatttgacaattttatgaaaagagtcatcattttactcgacaaaagtcacatttttgtaagaaaacttttggcaatattataataatattcggaattttacttggcaaaattatgacaaaagtcatcatactccaaaaatgtcactattttacaagaacaacaaaaaaattggcactattgtgataaaagtcagaattttagatgacaaatgtcaccattttgcattaaaaagtaataattttacattaaaaaaataaataaaatttaccggaaaatattgcaatattacagaaacagaaaattgagaaattgttcccaattttataagaacaaagtcgacacattgtaagaaaaagactgcttttattttttttattctaaatgttgtttttttaattgttttttaatcttcattatttacttcaagttattacagtatgtccctatatacatatttatttattttttttaattaattttggacaAATGGGGCgcatttacatttttacacacacttcttatttcgtatgttggccagaaggggagcacttaaatttttatacacacacttgttatttcatatgttgaccagagggtgagcacttttaaaaccaatagATTTCActcgcaatttgacaagaaagcgttggcaattttatgaaaagtgtcatAATTTTAATcgagaaaagtcacaattttataagaaaacttttggcaatattataataataatcggaattttacttggcaaaattatgacaaaagtcatcatttcactccaaaaatgtcactattttacatgaacaacaaacaaattggcactattgtgacaaaagtcagaattttagatgacaaatgtcaccattctgcattaaaaagtaataattttacattaaaaaaaataataataattttacgggaaaatattgcaatattacagaaacagaaagaatatgagaaattgttcccaattttataagaaaaaagtcgacacattgtgagaaaaattaatttttattttattttaaaattttcgttttttaatagttttttaatcttcattatttacctcaagttattaccgtatgtctctatatacatatatatatatattttaaaaaaaattaattttggccaaagggggcgcatttcatctACTGACACACACTTAttccatatgttggccagagggggagcactacaattttttacacacacttgttatttcatatgttgaccatagggggagcacttttaaaaccgatagatttcaccaccaggggtgcaaatgagacattctctattagatgcaatgattttccgtattgggaccttgattttggtcctaactagttcacacctcctcataaggaaggtacttttccttgctgatgtctcaagaagggtagaaatacaagaacacacacacacaggccacaAAGTGAGGGTGGTGTGGGCGGTTCTTGTTGGCCTTGCTGCATTTGGTTTCTTGCCTGGGTGAGATgaaaggaggtggggggtgggtttcTGGCGTGGGGGAGGGGACAGGAAGAAGAGAGAAGGTCGGGGAggcaggaggaggagaagaaatcCAGTCGGAGAAGCATGGGCTCTAAAGAAAAGTCAGCAGAGTTCCCTGCTGTCAGCTCGCCTCTGAACAAGAAGTGGGCTTGTATTGAAACAGGCCAAAAGGTCAATTTGGACTCACGGGGGCCTGAAAGCAATAGTTTAGCAAAATGCGGAGGGATTTGTTCCGTGAACAAACTGCAAAACTAAACACGACTTTTTCCCCGGTAAATTTGTATTCAAGTACAACACACTTTCTTTAAAATCTCTTCAACtattcaaaggggaactgcacttttttttttagaatgttgcctgtcattcacaatccttatgcataagacaataacactttttttccactgcattctaaatcgtaaataaacactagcaaaagtcagctaacaatggaggcagTAGCGgcgtttccattgcagttttcgcaaaataaaagccatatttctAAAGTTTCAATAAAGTACATTTgcgacttgtaggtgtttccGTTAAAGCAatgtggcccgccggacattcccaaataatttttttagatctctaAGATGGAATGTGTAGCTGCCAttgtgatgtgcagtgatgttttctaatgaccgtaagtcttgaactatacaaagtatttcaatggttggaatctgcacttttgcatgatatcctagttactatggtaatttaattagtaactatggtaatataattagttactatggtaatttaagtcacagcagctcagacgaggcaccaagccagcctgaaatgcaggtgtcagggacagacgctagaacttaatgatatatatatatatatatatatatatatatatatatatatatatatatatatatatatatatatatatatatatatatatgcaaacaatttcccttgtggatcaataaagtttgtctatatcagattgtaggtggtggtttttttacccttcgctttgctgtgtttattgcatttttattgcgtttgattgtaaaatatgttgatcgttcatatgttgtcaatattcagtgttttatcgttcataggtaatattgtaaaccccacattctttattgtcatgtacattctgggtgtgtcATTCAGTAAAAAGAGGTAAaactccattccgtttttttaaggcggtctgtaatagagtttttagcattcagacattattgtgagtttttgtattagtgttcctaaaaatctaaATTGAAAAATAGGGCaaaacgatatatatatatatatatatatatatatatatatatatatatatatatatatatatatatatatatatatatatatatatatatacagtatttgtatatatatatataaaatatatatataaaaatagagaaaaactatatacatatatatatacgtatatatatatatatatatatatatatatatatatatatatatatatatatatatatatatatatatatagatagatagatagatagatagatagatagatagatagatagatagatagatagatagatagatagatagatagatagatagatagatagatacatacatacacaactgaaaaataaagcaaaacatatatatatatatatatatatatactgtatatatatatatatacatatatatatccatccatccattttctaccgcttattccctttggggtcgcggggggcgctggagcctatctcagctacaatcatatatatatatatatatatactgttatatatatatatatatatatatatatatatatatatatatatatatatatatatatatatatatatatatatatatatatatatatatatatatatatgttttgctctatttttcagttgtgtatgtatgtatgtatctatatatatatatgtatgtatatatatatgtatatagtttttctctatttttatatatatatattttatatatatatatatcgttttggtctatttttcaattgttatatatatatatatataaaacaaataaatgaaacaaatatttatatataatatttatatatatatttatatatgtgctgaatttcccccagggatcaataaagtactttctattctattctattcgatatactgtatgtatatatataattcagcacacacatatatatatatatatatatatatatatatatatatatatatatatatatatatgtatatatgtgtgtgtgtatatatgtatatatacacatatatacacacacacacatatatatatacatatatatgtgtgtgtgtgtgtgtgtgtgtgtgtgtgtgtgtgtgtgtgtgtgtgtgtgtgtgtgtgtgtgtgtgtgtgtgtgtgtgtgtatgtatatatatatattttttttttttaaatatatatatatatgtatatatatatatacatatatgtatatatacatatatatatatatatatatatatatatatatatatatatatatatatatatatatatatatatatatatatatatatatatatatataatgtatttaagaaaaaacttatataaatactaatacataatgacacaaatttgttttaggaagTATGTATAACATTTGTTTAGTCTTTTTAAAGAAATGGTATGTATCATCACTAATTAAACTAATAATGACGTCATATGTGATGACGTCATATTGACCCCGCCCCCACCGCTACATGTATATTGGCAATCTGAGGGAAACCTTTATGAACTTTATTATTTGATActttgacattgtttaacacgagtatgcAGTATTGTAACATTTATTACTCAGACCATTTTCCAACCATTTTTCATAAAGCAGATTAAAATGACCGAAGGGAAAACGCCAAAGAAGTTGTCCTGCTGCAGGTTAGGTGGTGTTGCCCACGCAGAGGCTTCCTTCCACGGGGAGTTCCTCGCATCGAAGTCTGTCCGGCCACTGGACGCCTCCTTCGGCTATGCGGGCCGCGCATCCTCGCCGCACCGACTCGCACAGGCCCCGACACGGCGGGATGGCTTCCTCCAGCACGGTGCACACCGGCGCGTACGCCGCGCACAGAAAGAACGTGAGCTCCGCCGAGCAACCGGAGCTCAGCAGCGGCTCGAAGGAGCGCATCGCCCGCGCCGCCTCCTCCTGGTTGTTGTGGCCCAGGAGATTCGGCATGATGGTCTGGTTGTAGGACACGTCGGCGCACTGCGGGATGGAGACCGGCTGGCACGCACCGTCACGCCGCTCCGAGAGTCCGTCGGCAATAACGGGAGAGAAGCTCGACATCCCGCACAGCAGCAACAACATCTGCACGCATACGCAGTTTAAAATGATAAACCTCATTTTAAAAAAGAATTATCTAAATTTATCCAAAATAAAACTCAGTCAAAGTTGCTGTAATAAGAAAAGTCCTCAAGTTGCACTTTTACTGCTCTGTCAGAAGAAACACCTCCCTCCcttttttacaatgtttttttgtttttttttacatgtgccttttttgttattaaaggggaactgcacttttcttggaattgtgcctatcattcaccatcattatgtaagacaggcacatgcatgtttttcttttttaatgaattctaagtcgtaaaatacggcaagcacgaggtggctaacaaagcGGTTAATAGGAGTACATTATTGCGCCCATTaaaccctctaaaaacatccaaaaagcgccatccatccatccattttctaccgcttgtcccttttagggtcgcgggggttgctggagcctatatctcagcttcattcggacggaaggcgggatgtgtatatacatatatgtgtgcgtgtgtgtgtgtgtgtttgtgtgtgtgcatattatattaatataaaggctatataattaatataattggttattaagagtatgtgaaagttcgactcttaCCTTGTTTgcttctgtgacgacctccttagAGTTTTGCAATcattcagaaatatcaagcagctaaaaagtgtggagagtgtttggtATTTCTTCCATCATGCTTTATTATGGCGCATggacgtttttaaaaaaaaaataatgttcacaacgtttagtgagcaggttgtgttatgtgtgacaatgtgtgttgacgttttgtgttggttggattttttttatatattattttttttgcactatcACTAGGGTAGGTTGttcgcattgggtcatataagtcaatGCTTCTCAAATTATATAATGTTCACAACGCTTAgcaagcaggttgtgttatgtgtgacaacattttttgttGGTTGCATTAGTTttttggtgggttttttttgcactatgactagggtaggttgttcgcattgggtcatataagtcaatGCTTCTCAAATTATATAATGTTCACAATgtttagtgagcaggttgtgttatgtgtgaccatgtttgttgacattttgtgttggttggattttgttttagattttttttttttgttgcactatgactagggtaggttgttcgcattgggtcatataagtgaatgcttcACAAGCTATATAATGTTCACAAAGTTTAgcaagcaggttgtgttatgtgtgacaacatttttttgtt is part of the Nerophis lumbriciformis linkage group LG31, RoL_Nlum_v2.1, whole genome shotgun sequence genome and harbors:
- the LOC133574409 gene encoding frizzled-7-like codes for the protein MAARSTTRSVLVRIMWLLCGVSFAPASAQHYNSESGISIPEHGFCQPISIPLCTDIAYNQTIMPNLLGHTNQEDAGLEVHQFYPLVKVQCSADLKFFLCSMYAPVCTVLEQAIPPCRSLCERARQGCEALMNKFGFQWPERLRCEAFPVHGAGEICVGQNTSEPSSPGSSSSPYAPELVTLHPSMGRPKPPQHGQQHEFSCPLQLEVPSYLGYKFMGVKDCGAPCEPAKPTGIMYFREDEVKFGRLWVGIWSILCCVSTLFTVLTYLVDMRRFRYPERPIIFLSGCYFMVAVAYAAGFFLEDKVVCVDKFKDDGYRTVAQGTKKEGCTILFMVLYFFGMASSIWWVILSLTWFLSAGMKWGHEAIEANSQYFHLAAWAVPAIKTITILAMGQVDGDVLTGVCFVGIFNVDALRGFVLAPLFVYLFIGTSFLLAGFVSLFRIRTIMKHDGTKTEKLEKLMVRIGVFSVLYTVPATIVIACYFYEQAFREHWERTWHMQTCKRFAVPCPLHNYAPMTPDFTVFMIKYLMTMIVGITSGFWVWSGKTLQSWRRFYKRLSNGNHGETTV
- the LOC133574410 gene encoding frizzled-7-like: MRFIILNCVCVQMLLLLCGMSSFSPVIADGLSERRDGACQPVSIPQCADVSYNQTIMPNLLGHNNQEEAARAMRSFEPLLSSGCSAELTFFLCAAYAPVCTVLEEAIPPCRGLCESVRRGCAARIAEGGVQWPDRLRCEELPVEGSLCVGNTT